The genomic region CAGCCAGTCTGTATTCTGTGGCCACTGCGCCGGCGATAACGCCAGCAGCCGGTCTGGCGCGATAAACTCTGCGTTTCCAGCAGCGAATTTCATCAGCACATTGGTGGATACCCTGGTCGGTGCGGTGATCAGGCTACGTCGAGGCCATCTGGCAGCAAGAGAACCAGCCAGCGCTGACTTTCCTCGTCCACGCGGTGCAATCAGCACAAAGATGCCAGGCGGGCTGGACAATAATTTTTCTAACAGCGCCTGCTGCTGTGAAAACGTATCTGGCTGCCATTTCTGTGCAGACTTCAGTTGCGGAAGATGCAAAGGATGATGCTGGCGTAGCAACGCAACGTATTGATCCTGATTGATCATCTGTTGCCAGCGTGAAACAAAGTGCGGCGTGGCAATCGCCGTATTCGTCTCACTCCAGCGCAAAGAATCGGCATCGGCGTGCAAAGGCCACTGCCGCCAGTCAGGAATCAAAATCAGCAACCAGCTTCCCGCCCGCAATGTGCCCGCCAGTATCGCCAGGGCGTCGGCGTTAAATCCCTCTCTCGCATCAAATACAGCATGCGTGAACTCTTGCCCAAGCAGCGTACGCACGGCTTTCAATGAGCAATGTAACGGGCTTTGTGGCGTATCGCCGAGCCACATCCAGTCACCGGGCAACAGGGTTTTCCAGCGTATGGCCTGATCAAGGCACCACGCAAAATCACCGCTGATTATCAGCAGCTGCCGCATTCCCCGCTGACGAAGCATCTCAGTGTGAGAAATAAGGTGGGCGTAATCACTCATCAGCGCGGGCCAAAGGTATCGCACTGGCTGGGATTGCCGCTGTCAAACCCGCGTTTGAACCAGCTGTACCGCTGTTGCGAGGTACCGTGGGTGAAACTGTCCAGCACTACTTTGCCGTGATTTCGTTTCTGCAAGCGATCATCACCAATGGCTTCAGCGGCCTTCAGCGCCTGCTGTAAATCCCCCATTTTCAGCACATTCCCCTGCTGCATGTAGTAGCCCCACACACCGGCAAAACAATCGGCCTGTAACTCCAGCTTCACCGACAGTTGATTGACCTGCGCCTGACGGAGACCACGCTGTAACTGGCGAACCTTTGGCTCAATTCCCAACAAATGTTGCACATGATGACCCACTTCATGTGCTATGGCATAACCCTGAGCAAAAGCGCCCCCTGCACCCAGCTTATTTTTCATTTCGTCGTAGAATGAAAGATCGATATAAACCGTGCTGTCGGCGGGACAATAAAACGGTCCCATCATCGCCTGGCCATTGCCACAGCCGGTAAGGGTTGAGCCGCGATACATGACCAGTTTTGGAGGCATATAGGTTTTGCCCATTTTTTGAAAAATTTTCGACCAGCTATCCTCGGGCGTTGCCAGAATAACCCGGGTGAATCTGGCCGCCTCGTCCTCGCGAGAAGAAATGATTGGCACAGGCTACGCGACTAACAACAGCATGTTTCAGTCAAGTTTAACACCAAGGCGGTGAGCCACTTCTTCATAGGCTTCAATCAGGCCGCCAAGGTTCTGGCGATAGCGGTCCTTATCCATTTTGTTTAGCGTTTCGCTATCCCAAAGTCGTGCGCCATCTGGAGAGAATTCATCACCCAGCACCACGTCCCCCTTAAACAGGCCAAACTCCAACTTGAAGTCCACGAGAATCATGCCGGCGTCAAGGAACAATTTGCTCAACACATCGTTTGCCTGGAAGGTCAGTTCACGCATACGCGCCAGATTGTCTTTGCTCACCCAGCCAAATGTCTCACAGTAGGATTCATTAATCATGGGGTCATGCTTCGCATCATCTTTGAGAAACAAATCGAAGAGGGGGGGATTCAGGATCGTCCCCTCTTCCACCCCAAGTCGTTTGACCAACGATCCCGCGGCCCGATTACGAACTACGCATTCAACCGGGACCATCTCCAGTTTTTTTACCAGCGCTTCATTATCAGACAACAGCGCTTCCATCTGAGTTGGGATACCGGCTTCCTGCAATTTGCTCATAATAAAATAATTAAATCTATTATTAATCATCCCTTTACGATCGAATTGTTCAATGCGCTCACCGTCAAGTGCTGATGTATCGTTGCGAAATTCGAGTACTAACAAATCCGGATTTTCGGTGCTGTAAACGGTTTTCGCTTTGCCGCGATACAACTCAGCTTGCTTTTGCATTTTAATTAACTCCACATGTGAACTGAAAAAATTGCCGGTAGGTATTGTACGTTCTGCCGCTAAAAAATCGAAGCAATCGTTTACGC from Erwinia tracheiphila harbors:
- the purC gene encoding phosphoribosylaminoimidazolesuccinocarboxamide synthase, coding for MQKQAELYRGKAKTVYSTENPDLLVLEFRNDTSALDGERIEQFDRKGMINNRFNYFIMSKLQEAGIPTQMEALLSDNEALVKKLEMVPVECVVRNRAAGSLVKRLGVEEGTILNPPLFDLFLKDDAKHDPMINESYCETFGWVSKDNLARMRELTFQANDVLSKLFLDAGMILVDFKLEFGLFKGDVVLGDEFSPDGARLWDSETLNKMDKDRYRQNLGGLIEAYEEVAHRLGVKLD